In Bacillus toyonensis BCT-7112, a single window of DNA contains:
- the thiS gene encoding sulfur carrier protein ThiS, producing MNLKINGNQIEVPESVKTVAELLTHLELDNRIVVVERNKDILQKDDHTDTSVFDGDQIEIVTFVGGG from the coding sequence TTGAATTTAAAAATTAATGGTAACCAAATTGAAGTACCAGAGAGTGTAAAAACAGTAGCTGAGTTACTTACACATTTAGAGTTAGATAACAGAATTGTTGTAGTAGAGCGTAATAAAGATATTTTACAAAAAGATGATCATACAGATACATCTGTTTTTGATGGAGACCAAATTGAGATTGTAACTTTCGTAGGAGGCGGTTGA
- the thiO gene encoding glycine oxidase ThiO: protein MCEKYDVAIIGGGVIGSSVAHFLAERGHKVAIIEKQKIASEASKVAAGLLGVQAEWDAYDPLFELARESRAIFPQLATVLREKTGIDIGYEEKGIYRIAQNEDEKERILHIMDWQQKTGEDSYFLTGDHLREKEPFLSESIIGAVYYPKDGHVIAPELTKAFAHSASISGADIYEQTEVFDIRIENNKVTGIVTSEGIITCEKVVIAGGSWSTKLLGHFHREWGTYPVKGEVVAVRSRKPLLKAPIFQERFYIAPKRGGRYVIGATMKPHTFNKTVQPESITSILERAYTILPALKEAEWESAWAGLRPQSNHEAPYMGEHEEIKGLYACTGHYRNGILLSPVSGQYMADLIEGKQENHLLDSLLSKTV from the coding sequence ATGTGTGAGAAGTATGATGTAGCGATTATTGGCGGTGGTGTAATTGGTAGCTCAGTTGCACATTTTCTAGCAGAAAGAGGACATAAAGTAGCAATTATAGAGAAGCAAAAAATTGCATCAGAAGCTTCTAAAGTAGCTGCTGGCCTGCTTGGTGTTCAAGCAGAATGGGATGCGTATGACCCGCTATTTGAACTTGCTAGAGAAAGCCGAGCTATATTTCCACAACTTGCAACAGTTTTACGTGAAAAGACGGGTATTGATATTGGATATGAGGAGAAAGGGATATATCGTATTGCACAAAACGAAGATGAGAAGGAAAGAATTCTTCACATTATGGATTGGCAACAGAAAACAGGTGAAGATTCATATTTTCTAACGGGAGACCATTTACGGGAAAAAGAGCCATTTCTATCCGAATCCATTATAGGAGCGGTATATTATCCGAAAGATGGTCACGTTATTGCACCAGAGCTTACGAAAGCATTCGCGCATTCTGCATCAATTTCCGGTGCGGATATATATGAACAGACAGAAGTGTTTGATATTCGTATTGAAAATAATAAAGTGACTGGTATTGTTACGAGCGAAGGTATAATCACATGCGAAAAAGTGGTGATTGCCGGTGGCTCATGGAGCACGAAGTTACTAGGTCATTTTCACCGCGAATGGGGTACATATCCAGTTAAAGGAGAAGTAGTAGCGGTAAGAAGTAGAAAACCACTTTTAAAGGCACCTATTTTCCAAGAAAGATTTTATATTGCTCCAAAGCGCGGCGGACGTTACGTAATTGGAGCAACGATGAAGCCGCATACGTTTAATAAAACTGTACAACCGGAAAGCATTACTTCTATATTAGAGCGTGCTTATACAATATTGCCAGCTTTAAAAGAAGCAGAGTGGGAAAGCGCATGGGCAGGATTAAGACCACAATCGAATCACGAAGCTCCTTATATGGGAGAACATGAAGAAATAAAAGGTTTATATGCTTGTACGGGCCATTATCGAAACGGCATTTTATTAAGCCCTGTTTCTGGTCAATATATGGCGGATTTAATAGAAGGAAAGCAGGAGAATCACTTGCTAGATTCATTGCTTTCTAAAACGGTTTAG
- the thiG gene encoding thiazole synthase: protein MLNIGPLSFQSRLLLGTGKFPDFDVQQKAIDASEAEILTFAVRRMDIFDAKQLNLLEKLDVKKYTLLPNTAGAKNAEEAVRIAKLAKASGLCDMIKVEVIGDDRTLLPDPVETLKASEMLLEEGFIVLPYTSDDVVLARKLQELGVHAIMPGASPIGSGLGIVNPLNLSFIIEQATVPVIVDAGIGSPADAAFAMELGADGVLLNTAVSGAKDPIKMAYAMKLGIEAGRIGFEAGRIARKRCATASSPLEGMSVVE, encoded by the coding sequence ATGTTAAACATTGGACCATTGTCATTTCAGTCTAGACTTTTATTAGGAACAGGGAAATTCCCTGATTTTGACGTACAGCAAAAAGCAATTGACGCTTCTGAAGCTGAAATTTTAACGTTTGCAGTACGTCGTATGGATATATTTGATGCAAAGCAACTTAATTTATTAGAGAAGCTTGATGTGAAAAAATATACGTTATTACCAAATACAGCTGGAGCAAAAAATGCTGAAGAAGCTGTTCGTATTGCAAAATTAGCAAAAGCTTCAGGGCTTTGTGACATGATCAAAGTTGAAGTTATTGGTGATGATAGAACGTTGTTACCTGATCCAGTAGAAACGTTAAAGGCATCTGAAATGTTACTAGAAGAAGGGTTTATCGTACTTCCGTACACATCTGATGATGTTGTATTAGCACGTAAATTACAAGAACTAGGTGTGCATGCAATTATGCCAGGAGCATCACCAATCGGTTCAGGGCTTGGTATTGTAAATCCGTTAAATTTAAGCTTCATTATTGAACAAGCGACAGTACCGGTTATCGTTGATGCAGGTATTGGTAGCCCAGCTGATGCAGCGTTTGCGATGGAATTAGGAGCAGATGGTGTGTTATTAAATACGGCTGTATCAGGAGCAAAAGATCCTATTAAGATGGCATACGCAATGAAGTTAGGTATTGAGGCAGGTCGCATAGGCTTTGAAGCGGGGCGTATTGCACGTAAACGTTGTGCAACTGCAAGCAGTCCTTTAG